One Synergistaceae bacterium genomic window, TATCGGCATGAAGCTCCGCCTGAACTGGCGCAGCAACAGGAGGAGGAAGAGGAGGAAGAGGAGGAAGAGGAGCAGGAAGAACCCATTTTCAAGAGAGCCGAGTTAAAAATCATGCTCTACCAGCCTATCCAAACGCCCACGGCGACCAGCACCATCTGAGTCAGCAGTATCCACATGAACAGGGGTACGAACCACCGCCACCACGTCCCGATCCGAACGCCCGCCAAGCCAGCGATGACCGGCGCGAAGGCGGTCGGCCACAGGATATTGGAAATGCCATCCCCGAATTGGAACGCCAGAACCGCCACTTGGCGGGAGACGCCTAGAAGATCGGAGAGCGGCGCCATGATGGGCATACTCGTCGAGGCTTGCCCTGACCCGGACGGAATCAGGAAGTTCAAGAGCGTCTGCATGATCAGCATCGCTTCGCCAGCTAGCCAACTCGACAGGTTTGAAAGAGGAATCGACATACCGTACACCACGGTGTCGATGATGTGTCCCTCCCGCAGGACAACGAGAATGCCCCTCGCGAGTCCGATCATCATACAGGCCATAGTGATGTCAGACAGTCCCGCCACCATTTTTTCAGCAAAGATGTTGGGTCCCCACCCCATGATCACCGCGGCCGCGGCCGCCATGAGAAGAAAGACAGCACAGATTTCCTCGAAATACCAGCCATACACCTTGGCTCCATAGACGATCGAGACGATACCAGCGGCGAAAACCAGCAGTACCAGCTTTTCTTTGATCCCGAAGGGATGGGTCGCCAGCGTCTTCTCGTCCATTGCCAATCGGCTGAAGTCCTCGCCATACACAAGGCTTTTCGTCGGGTCTGCCTGAATTTTCAGGGCATAACGTATCGTGTACAGCGAAGCAACCACGACCATCGAAAGATGGCAGACCGCGCGGTATGCCGCGCCCGACATTGGGGGCAATTCGGCGATGC contains:
- a CDS encoding YfcC family protein, with the protein product MTEEIAKGLETREKKGFKLPHIFVLLTGIIILCSVASWVLPAGEFERATNEAGRTIVVAGTYHTVASTPVGIFATVRAIYGGMVDAAGVVFFVFIAYASISILISTGAFNGLVSGLLRVFEGKARVAIIPIFILILGIASSTIGLFEEALPFVPIFVGIAIAMGYDAIVGMAIVGLGVGLGYSGAVMNPFTVGIAQSIAELPPMSGAAYRAVCHLSMVVVASLYTIRYALKIQADPTKSLVYGEDFSRLAMDEKTLATHPFGIKEKLVLLVFAAGIVSIVYGAKVYGWYFEEICAVFLLMAAAAAVIMGWGPNIFAEKMVAGLSDITMACMMIGLARGILVVLREGHIIDTVVYGMSIPLSNLSSWLAGEAMLIMQTLLNFLIPSGSGQASTSMPIMAPLSDLLGVSRQVAVLAFQFGDGISNILWPTAFAPVIAGLAGVRIGTWWRWFVPLFMWILLTQMVLVAVGVWIGW